GTCCTGTCGGCCGCGTAGTTCCTCCGCTGCGGCCTGGGCCGCACGCATCGACGAGAACAGCCCCAGTGTGCGACCGCCCGCCGCCTCCACCAGCTCGGCGAGCTCGTCGAGCATGTCGGTGCGGGAACCCTCCCGCCCAGGCGTGGCCAGGTGGCGGGCGACGTACAGGATGCCCTGTCTCGGGTAGTCGAAGGGCGAGCCGACGTCGAGGCCCTTCCACTGCGGGATGTCTTCGCCCGCCGTGCCTTCGGGAGCCAGTCCCAGTGACGCTCCCACCCCGTTGAAATCGCCGCCGAGCTTGAGCGTGGCCGAGGTCAGCACCACCGAGCGGTCGGCGAAGAGCTTCTCCCGCAGCAGCCCGGACACGGACAGCGGCGCGACCCGGACCGACGCGCCGAAGCGGTCGTGGCGCTCGTACCAGACGACGTCGTACTCGGAGCCCTGTGTGATGCGCTCCGCGACGCTGTGGATGGACTCGACCGACGCCATGGCCTGCTTGCGCACCGCGTCCTCGTCCTGGACGGACTTGTCGCGTGTGCCACCGAGCGCGGTGATCACCGTGCGCGCGGCGTCACGCAGGGCCATCAGCGCGTAACCGAGATCCTCCGGCACCTCTTCGAGGCGCCCCGGGAGCGCCAGCTCCATGACCCGCTCGAATCCCTCCGACGCCGTCATCAGGGAGTCGGCCGCCTTCTCGTTGACCAGCTTCGCCGCCCGGCGCACCGCCCGGTTCACCTGGCCGGGGTTGAGCTCACCGGTGGCCACCCCGGTGACCCGGGAGACCAGCTCGTGGGCCTCGTCGACGATCAGTACCTCGTGCTTGGGGAGCACGGGGGCCCCCTCGATCGCGTCGATCGCGAGCAGGGCGTGGTTGGTCACGACGACATCGGCGGTCTTGGCCCGCTCACGGGCCGCCTCCGCGAAGCATTCGGCACCGTACGCGCACTTGGTGGCGCCGAGGCACTCACGCGAGGAGACCGAGATCTGGGACCAGGCGCGGTCCGACACACCCGGCGTCATGTCGTCCCGGTCGCCGGTCTCCGTCTCGTCCGACCAGTCGCGCAGGCGCAGCAGGTCCTGGCCCAGCTTGCTCGACGGAGCCGCCGCCTCGAACTGGTCGAACAGCCCCTCCTCCTCGTCCTGCGGCGCCCCCTCGTGGAGCCGGTGCAGGCAGAGGTAGTTCGACCGGCCCTTGAGCATCGCGAACTGCGGCCGACGGCGCAGCAGCGGATGCAGGGCGTCGACCGTACGCGGAAGGTCGCGCTCCACCAGCTGGCGCTGGAGGGCCAGCGTCGCCGTGGCCACCACCACCCGCTCGCCGTGGGCCAGCGCCGGCACCAGGTAGCCGAGCGACTTGCCCGTCCCGGTACCGGCCTGGACGAGCAGATGGGCGTTGTCGTCGACTGCCTCGGCGACGGCCTCGGCCATGGTGACCTGGCCGGTCCGTTCCGTGCCGCCGACAGCGGTGACGGCGGCGTGGAGGAGCTCGGGAAGAGATGGCTTCGTCATAGCGCGTCCACCCTACGGCGCCCCACTGACAACACCGGCCGGCCCCGGACTCATGCGGAGGGGTGGAGCGGGTTGGGAACGGTGCCGTGGACGGCGGCGTGCGGACGTTCCGGCCGGTCCCGGTAGCCGTCCAGATGCAGACGGTTCCGGTTGAGACACAGCCGGTCGATCGTCGGCGTCAGCATGTCGAAGATCTCGAACCGCTCCTTGAGGTCCGGGAACCGGGCGTGGTGCCTCAGGACCTCGGCACGGACGAGTGACCAGAATTCACCCTCGGGTACGCCCAGTTGTTCCTCGCAGAGCGGGGACAGGTAGCGGAAGACGCCCACGAAGAGCCCGGAGTGGATGAACTGGGTGAGGAAGGAGGGATCCTCGGTGAGCAGGACGGCACGGACGTCCGCCGGCATCGTGTCGTGCTCGGGCAGCGCCCGGGCGCTCACGTTGACGTCGTCGACGAAGTCCTTGATCGCGAGGCGTACCGGCACGTCGTTGTCGTCGAAGACGACGATGGCGTTCTCACCGTGGGGGGAGAAGACCGTGCCGTAGCGGTACAGGAAGTGCAGGAGCGGCGGCAGCAGCGCGGCGAAGAGCCGGGTCAGCCAGGCCTCCGGGTCCAGTCCCGAGCGGGTGACCAGCTCGGCGGTGAAGGAGCGGCCGTCGGGGTCCGTGTGCAGCAGCGAGGCCAGCGTGCGGGCACGTTCGCCCGGCGCGAGCCGCGGCTGAAGGGGCTCCCGCCAGATCGCCCCGAGGATCTCCTTGAACTGGTAGGGCGACTCGGGGAGGTGGTCGTACAGCGGATGCTCGACGGCGACCGAGGCGACCTCTCCGAGGAGGATGACACCGCAGGTGTCCCGGAGGAAGGGATCGCTCTCGCACAATCCCTGGACCCAGGCGGTGACTGCGGGGGCGGCGAGCGTGCGTTCGGTCGGCAGGCCGCGCCAGACCAGGGTGTTGAGGATCGACAGGGGCAGCTTGACCGTGTGCCGGTCGGGGCGCCCCACATTGGTGAAGGTGCGGATGGACTGCTGTGGCAGCCGGAGGTCGGCGTCGGCGTGCAAGTGCACCACGTCGCCGTCGGCGATCGCGGGGGCGAAGAGTGGGACGACCCATTCGTCCCACTGCCACGGATGCACGGGGAGGAACAGGTAGTCGACGGGGTCCAGTCCACGTCCGCGCAAAATCGTGGCGAAGGACTCGCGGACGTCCGGGTCGAGTTCCTGGCCGTACAGGTCTTCGGGGGTGGTGACACGGCCCACTCCCCGGTAGCCCGCTATGCGGGTGCTGACGGCGATCCAGGGCAGCACGGTGGCGGACCGTGCTTCCGGAGTGAAGCGGGCGGCGTCGGAGGAGGAGAACCCGATGCGTCCCTTGTTCGCCACGAGCCAGGGGTGTCCCGTCTGGTGCCCTTCGAGTTCGGCGTAGGGAAGCTCGGCGAGCTGCGCCGCACCGAGCGCGGTGTGCTCCAGCCGGGCGTCCGCGGCAAGTGTGGCGGTCAGCTCACGGATGAGGTGGGCGAGCGTCGCGCCGTCGAGGCCCAGGAGACCGCGGCCGCGGGCGAGGAATCGCAGCGGGTCCCGGAAGGGGGCCCCGTCCTCTGCCCGGTCTCCGAGGCCCTCGCCGGTGACCTCGCGAATCGTCGCGGGGTCGACGCGCCAGCCGCCGTAGACACCGCGCCTGGCACGGAAGACCAGGGTCGCTCCGTCGTCGAGCCGCACGGCGTAGTCTCCGCTCGGCCCCGCGCCGTCGCCGGTCCGGGGCAGGGGCTCGATGACCTCTTCGTAGGCGAACTCACCGAGCATCTTGGCGAGGAGTCTCGCCGACGCCCGGTCCCAGACGGTTCGGTTGAGTTCCGGTGCGTCGGTCGGCGTATGCGGCTCCGTCTGATGGTGACTCGCGGGATATGCAGGCACGGGGACTCCTCCGGGTGGGACCGATGGGGTTCGAGCGGGCTTTACGGTTCGGCGAGTTGTTCACAGGTGTTCGCGGTGGGCTCGGTCACGAACCATCAGAGCGGCTCGCTTGTCGGGAAGGTCCACTTCCGCGGAGAAGCGGAAGCCGGCGCTCAGGAAGGCGGACACGGAAGGGTCGTTGCGCAGGTCCGGCTCCGCGACGACACGTGCGCAGAGCGGCCGGTTGTCGAGTACGAGATCGGCGACGGCCCTCAGCAGCAGGCTCCCGATGCCCCGTCCGCGGTTGCGCACACCGCCGATGAGGAGATGGAGCCCCATGTCGTGGGGGCGTGCCGGGTAGTGACGGGCCAGTGGGTCCAGATCCGCGCGGTAGACCTCCCAGTAGCTCATGGGCCTGCCGTCGAGGACGCCCAAGCAGGGGACGCTGCGGCCGTCCCCCGTGAGCTGCCGGCCGACGTGGGCGGCCGTGACCGAGTCAGGTCCGGCCAGTTCCCAGAAGGCGGCGACAGCCGGGTCGTTCATCCAGCGGGTGATCACCGCCAGATCGCGTTCCGGCTGCACCGTGACGAGCTGGAACACCCCGGCGGAGGTGGTGACGGGACTCCACCCTCCGGGGTCGCCGACGAGAGCGGAGGCGTCGGCCCCTGTGGCTGCCGCCGCAGGAGGGTCACCGAGCAGGGCGAGGAGCTCCTCGGTGAGCCGCAGCTCCAGGGTGTCCTCGGTGCCGGTGGCGTCGGGCTGATCGCCACCGGTGTCGGTGTGGGCATCGGCGTGATGCACCGTGACGCTCTCCTCTCGTGGTTCAGACGGTCAGGCCTCGTCGCTGCGGAGCGGGTTGGCGATGGTGACGTACACGGACTGCGTGTCGACCGGCCCGACCAGCTCGTCGAGGCCGTGCATACGGGTCAGCAGGTTGGCCTTGCAGCGCAGTTGCCCGGTTTCCAGAAGGTAGGCGGGCAGGGGGGAGCCCAGCCGGGCGGCGCCTTCGAGGAAGCGGCGGAACGCGGCGAGGAGGAGCTGTTCGTCGGCGAGCCCCTGGGCACCGAACGCTCCGATCAGCCCGAACACGTTGTTGATGCCTAGGTAGTACGCGAGCCGTTCGTCCGTCACGTCGTCCGGGACGAAGGTGTCGCTGACGGTGCCGATGCCCGGAAGCCGGCGTTCGAGCGCGGACCGGTGGGACTCCCGGAAGTAGTAGCCCTGGTTGTCGCGGTACATGCCGCCGACGGGCCAGCCGTCCGCGTCGAGGATGACGAGCGTGTTCTGCTGGTGGGCCTCCAGGGCGACGCCCGCGTGCGCGTCGAGCCAGAGGACGGGGAGGACGACGCGGTCGAGGTAGCGCAGGAACCACTCGGCGCACACCGCTCCGGTCGTCCTGCCCGTGCGGGCGGCCAGCGAGAGGATCGTGTCGGCGAGCCGCGAGTGCGTCCCCGGCCGGCCGGGCCACGGGCGGGGGGCGGTCAGTCCGGCGATGCACACGGCGTCGTCGGCCGGGCCGAACGGATTGTGGCGGAGCATCACGTCGAGGCCTTGGACGGGGCCGCCGTCCGGGTGGTCGACCGCCAGCCACGCCGGGTCCCGGACGATGTCGAAGCCCGGGTGCGCCTCCTGCCACCGGTCTGCCAGACCGGTGCGCAGCAGCCGGTGCACCTCGGCTCCGCGGTGCAGTTCCTTGCGGAGGTTCTCCCGGCGGGAGTTGGTGATGCGCACGCCCAGGGACAGCTTCAGCATGAGGTCGGAGCCGGGGCGGTGCACGGTTCGGACGGAGGAGGTGGGATGCCAGCGCTCCCCGTGCGGGCCGAGGTCGTGCAGCAGGCCCTTCTCGCACAGCGCGACGACGTCGGGGCGGCGCAGGACCTCCGCGGCCTGCCAGGGGTGGAGCGGGAGGGCGGTGCTCCCTTCGGGGAGGCTCAGGCCCTCTGCGTGGGGGGCGAGGAGTGCCTCCGCCGGGACCGGCCTTCCGGCCTTCGTCCATGTCGACTCCGTGGCCAGCACGGAGCGGTCCACGGCCATCCAGTGGAGCGGGAAGGAACCGCGCAACTCGGGTGAGTAGAGGAGTGTTTCGGCCTCGGACAGGCCCTCACGGCTCTTGGGCGTGGGGTGCAGGGGGTGGCCGAGGACCAGGGACTGCTCGGCGGTGAGGAAGAGGTCGGCCTCGGAGGACTCGGCGGGTGCGCGACGCCGCTCCGCGATGAAGGCTGCCGTGTGCCGTACGGAGTCGGCGACCCTGGCCACCAGATCGACTGCGGAGTTCTGCTCGCTCTCACGGCTCAGGAGCGCGGCCACGGTGACGGCGTCGACGCCCGGGGCGCCCGCGGGCGCGTTCTCCAGGGCCGGGGTCCCGAAGCGGTGCCAGCCGGTGGCGGACCAGTGCGCGACCGGCACGATCAGCGCGGTGCCGCTCGCGGGAAGGGGAATGCGCAGGGTGTCTCCCTGCGGACGGGGCAGGTCGTTCTCCCTGGTCCAGCAGCGCAGCAGGTTCTCCGTCCCGGCCGAGTCGGCGGCCCGCAGCGGGTCCGGATGGTCGAGCGGATCCGGCTCGGCCGGGCAGAGGTGGTCGGCCGGGGCGCCTGTGGGGGCGGCCGCCCCGGCACGCGGGGCCATGTGCGGACCGGCCTTCTGGCGCGGCACGGTCGTCGACTCGACGGCGAGCGGTCCCTCCGACAGGTCGTGTCCTCGTTGCTGGCTGGTGAGGGGGCCGTCGGCCTCGGGCGCAGGGGTGGGGTTCACAGCGGTCTTCCTTGTGGGGGTCCGGGATCAGCGGGTCGGACCGGCAGCGGCCCGGCGGTTCGGCGAGCGCTCGGCCGCTCTCAGCGCGTCGGCGAGGCGGTCGACGACCGCCGTCGCCTGTTCGTCGGTGAGGGTGAGCGGAGGGAGCAGTCGGACAACGGCACCGTGGCGACCGCCGAGTTCGACGATGAGGCCCCTGTGCAGACACTCCTGCTGCACTGCTGCGGCGAGTGCGGGATCGGGCGGCGGGGCGGAGCCGTTCTCCGCGGTGACGGTCGGCGGCCCGGCCTCGGGGTCGACGAGCTCGATGCCGATCATCAGACCGCGGCCACGGACGTCGCCGATGCTCGGGTGGTCCGCACTCAGGGCCTGGAGCCTGGCGAGCATGCGAGCGCCCAGCGTTCCCGCCCGTTCGGCGAGCCGGTTCTCCCGCACGTACGCGAGAGTCGCGGCACCGGCCGCCATGGCGAGCTGATTGCCCCGGAAGGTGCCCGCGTGGGCCCCGGGCTGCCAGAGGTCGAGCTCCGAGCGGTAGACGATCACGGCGAGGGGCAGCGAGCCGCCGATGGCTTTCGAGAGCACCATCACGTCGGGCACGATACCGCTGTGTTCGACCGCCCAGAAGGCGCCGGTCCTGCCGACCCCGGTCTGCACCTCGTCCGCGATCAGGGCGATGGAACGCTCCCGGGTGATCTCCCGCATCCGGCGCATCCAGCCGTCCGGGGCGGGATTCACCCCGCCCTCGCCCTGGACCGGTTCGAGGATCATGGCGGCCGGTGCCGGCACACCGCCCTTGGGGTCGTCCAGGAGGTATTCCGTCCAGCGCGCGGCGATGTCCGCGCCCCGCTCCCCGCCCTCGCCGAAGGGACAGCGGTAGCTGTGCGGGAAGGGCAGCCTCGTCACCCGCACGTCCGTGGCGCCGCCCGACGCGGCCAGGGCCCCCGCGGTCATCCCGTGGTACGCGCCGGTGAAGGCGAGGAGTTCACTGCGTCCGCTCGCTGCCCGGACGAGCTTGAACGCCGCCTCGACGGCGTCCGTGCCCGCCGGGCCGCAGAACTGGATCCTGGCGTTGTCGGCGAACTCCCGGGGCAGTGTGGAGAACAGCTCGGTGGTGAAGGCGTCCTTGACGGGGGTGGCCAGGTCCAGCACGTGCAGGGGTGCACCGGAGTCGATGACCTTCCTGACGGCCTCGAGCACGACGGGGTGGTTGTGACCGAGGGCCAGGGTCCCCGCTCCTGACAGACAGTCGAGGTAGCGCCGGCCGTCCGCGCCCTCGATGGTCATGCCGCGCGCGCGTACCGGCACGATCGGCAGGGACCGCGCGTAGGTGCGCGCGGCCGATTCACGAAGGGCCTGACGGCGCAGGATCCCTTCGTGCGCAGCGGGGAGTTCCACCGGAGCTGGTTCGGTCACGGCCACGGCTGTTCGGTCCTCCTGCTGTAACAGTTGGGTTGCCATTCGTACGGTCCCGCGAAGGCGGACCGCGCCGATGAACGCCGCCCGGGTGTCCCCCGTACGTACCAACGACGCGGAACGCGGGAGATCACGGGTAAATCGGAAGATCCTTGCGCAGGCGGAACCGTGGCCCTGCCGCACGCCGTCCCCATCGGCACCGGCATAGTAGGGGCCGCACCCGGGTCGGAGCCGCCGCTCCGGGGGTGTGCGCGGTCGAGGCGACTCCGTACCGCGCGGCCCGAGTCCGCAGTGCAGTACCGACGTGAGTGACGAAGTCCCAGGGGGATCACCAGATGCGACCCATGCGCCCGACCGACACCGCACGCCGCGGGGGGAGCGCCAGTCGCACCCCCCGGGTGTTCGCCGCAGCCGCACTAGCCGCTGTCCTGACGCTCACCGCCACCGCCTGCGGGCCGGAGGAGGACGGCGCGATCGGTGAGCCGAGCAGCTCCACCGGCCAGTCCTCCGACGGCAAGGTCACCATCCCGGACGATCTCAAGGACCGGCTCAAGGAGCACGGGATCGACCTCGACGAGTGGCGGAAGGGCGAGTGGAAGAACTGGGACAAGGACACCTGGCTGCGTGAGGCCAAGGACTACGTCAACCCGATCATCGAGGACCTCTGGGACCCTGACCGGATGCGCGAGGCCGACAAGCCCCCGGAGAACCCCGTCGACAACGACATCTCCGGCGACGAGGGTGTGACGGACCCGACCCCCGAACCGGTCCAGGCGGCGGGCCTGAAGACTCCGTACCACGACAGCGCGCCTGCGTCCGGCAAGCTCCTGTTCGACGGACCCGAGGGTTCGATGGTCTGCTCGGCGACCGTGGTGCAGGACCCGGCCCGTCCGGGCAAGTCCAACATGGTCTGGACGGCCGGGCACTGTGTGCACGCGGGCAAGAACGGCGGCTGGTACCGCAACATCGCCTTCGTGCCCTCGTACAACGACAGCGGCCTGTCGACGGCCGAGCTGGAGAACGCGTCCAAGGAGGAGATCGCTCCGTACGGCGTGTGGTGGGGCCAGTGGGCGCAGACCTCCGATCAGTGGATCAGCCAGGGTGCCGCGACCGGCGGGCAGGGCGCTCCGTACGACTTCGCCGTGCTGCAGGTCGCTCCGGAGAAGGGCTCGACGGGCAAGTCCCTGGAGGAGACCGTCGGTTCGGCCCTCCCGGTCGACTTCAACGCTCCTGCCGTCCCGGAGATCGACAGCATGACGGCGACCGGCTACCCGGCGGCCCCGCCGTACGACGGCCAGAAGGCGCTGCAGTGCACCGACCGGCCGGGCCGCCTGGCGGTCTTCGAGGGCCAGCCGACGATGTACCGCGTCGGCTGCACGATGACCGGTGGTTCCTCCGGTGGCGGCTGGGTCGCGGAGGGGCAGGACGGAAAGCCCGCCCTGGTCTCCAACACCTCCATCGGCCCGGTGACGGCTGGCTGGCTGGCCGGCCCGCGCCTGGGCACGGAGGCCAAGGGCATCTACGAGGCCGTGAGCAAGAAGCACGCGGGGCAGTAGGACCGCGGCCGGGGGCCCTCCGTACGGCACGAGCCGTTCTTACCTGGGGGCCCACGGCCCAACAGCTGGACGATGCGGGAAGGCCGGGCTCCCCCGAGGGGGATGCCCGGCCTTCCCGCATCGGTCGTGTCAGTGGGCGACCGGTGCGAACATCCCGAGGTCGGCGCTCAGTTCCTCGTGGACCCGTGCCCTGAGGATCGTGCCCTCCGGGGTGTGCTCCTCGGAGAGGACCTCACCTTCGGCGTGCACCCGGGAGACGAGCGCGCCCTGGGTGTACGGCACGAGTGCCTCGATCTCGACGGACGGGCGCGGAAGCTCGGCGTCGATCAGTGCGAGCAGCTCGTCGATACCTGCGCCCGTACGTGCCGACACCGCGATCGCGTGCTTCTCCGTGCGCAGCAGGCGCTGCAGCACGAGCGGGTCCGCCGCGTCCGCCTTGTTGATCACGACGATCTCGGGTACGTCGACCGCGCCGACCTCCCGGATCACCTGACGCACGGCTGCGAGCTGCTCCTCCGGCACCGGGTGTGCGCCGTCCACCACGTGCAGGATGAGGTCGGAGTCGCCGACCTCCTCCATGGTGGAGCGGAACGCCTCGACCAGGTGGTGGGGAAGGTGACGTACGAAGCCGACGGTGTCGGCGAGGGTGTAGAGCCGCCCGCTCGGCGTCTCGGCCCGGCGCACGGTCGGGTCGAGGGTCGCGAACAGGGAGTTCTCGACGAGGACACCCGCGCCCGTGAGCCGGTTGAGCAGCGAGGACTTCCCCGCGTTGGTGTATCCGGCGATGGCCACCGAAGGCACCTTGTTGCGCTTTCGTTCCTGGCGCTTGATCTCGCGGCCGGTCTTCATCTCCGCGATCTCCCGGCGCATCTTCGCCATCTTCTCGCGGATCCGTCGCCGGTCCGTCTCGATCTTGGTCTCACCGGGACCACGGGTGGCCATGCCGCCACCGCCGCTGGAACCGCCGCCGCCCATCTGACGGGACAGCGACTGACCCCACCCTCGCAGGCGCGGGAGCATGTACTGCATCTGTGCCAGCGACACCTGGGCCTTGCCCTCGCGGGACTTGGCGTGCTGGGCGAAGATGTCGAGGATCAGCGCGGTCCTGTCGACCACCTTGACCTTGACGACGTCTTCCAGGTGGATCAGCTGGCCGGGGCTGAGCTCACCGTCGCAGACGACGGTGTCGGCCCCGGACTCGAGAACGATGTCGCGCAGCTCCAGCGCCTTGCCCGAGCCGATGTAGGTGGCCGGGTCGGGCTTGTCGCGCCTCTGGAACACGGCGTCGAGCACCTGGGCGCCCGCCGTCTCGGCGAGGGCCGCGAGCTCCGCGAGGGAGATCTCCGCGTCACGGACGGTCCCCGATGTCCAGACACCGACGAGGACCACGCGCTCCAGGCGCAGCTGTCGGTACTCGACCTCGGTGACGTCCTCGAGCTCGGTGGAGAGTCCCGCGACACGGCGCAGCGCCGCACGTTCGGAACGGTCGAGCTGGTCTCCGTCCCGCTCTCCGTCGATCTCGTGGCTCCAGGCGACGTCCTCTTCCATCAGGGCGTCGGCCCGAAGGCTCTCGGTGAAGCTCTCGGAGTTCGCATCCGCGGCGCTCTGCGCGTTCTGCGCGTCCTGGGGAAGGGAGGAAGAGGAGGTCATTGGATCCTTACGTCGATAGAAGTCCGCTACGTCAGTCACAACGCGTGACCCCGCCGGAAGATTCCCCTCGGGGTTACCCACCGGTCGGCCGCTGTGCCGACGCGTCGATAGTGGCATGTCCCCGCCCGGCTCGTCACTCGGGTTTCGGTGCCCGTCCGGGGCCCTGACCGTGCTCGGCCGGCGCGGGGATCCGGCCGCCTCCGGCGCTCCGGGGCGTCTCGCTGCGCCAGTCGGGGTGCCCGGGCATCGGCGGGGTCCTCCTCCCGTACAGCCACCCGTCGAAGAACGCCGTCAGGTCCCTCCCGGCGATGCCCGACGCCAACTCCGTGAACTGCCGCGTGGTCGCCGA
The DNA window shown above is from Streptomyces sp. Alt3 and carries:
- a CDS encoding diaminobutyrate--2-oxoglutarate transaminase family protein; protein product: MAVTEPAPVELPAAHEGILRRQALRESAARTYARSLPIVPVRARGMTIEGADGRRYLDCLSGAGTLALGHNHPVVLEAVRKVIDSGAPLHVLDLATPVKDAFTTELFSTLPREFADNARIQFCGPAGTDAVEAAFKLVRAASGRSELLAFTGAYHGMTAGALAASGGATDVRVTRLPFPHSYRCPFGEGGERGADIAARWTEYLLDDPKGGVPAPAAMILEPVQGEGGVNPAPDGWMRRMREITRERSIALIADEVQTGVGRTGAFWAVEHSGIVPDVMVLSKAIGGSLPLAVIVYRSELDLWQPGAHAGTFRGNQLAMAAGAATLAYVRENRLAERAGTLGARMLARLQALSADHPSIGDVRGRGLMIGIELVDPEAGPPTVTAENGSAPPPDPALAAAVQQECLHRGLIVELGGRHGAVVRLLPPLTLTDEQATAVVDRLADALRAAERSPNRRAAAGPTR
- a CDS encoding ATP-dependent DNA helicase, yielding MTKPSLPELLHAAVTAVGGTERTGQVTMAEAVAEAVDDNAHLLVQAGTGTGKSLGYLVPALAHGERVVVATATLALQRQLVERDLPRTVDALHPLLRRRPQFAMLKGRSNYLCLHRLHEGAPQDEEEGLFDQFEAAAPSSKLGQDLLRLRDWSDETETGDRDDMTPGVSDRAWSQISVSSRECLGATKCAYGAECFAEAARERAKTADVVVTNHALLAIDAIEGAPVLPKHEVLIVDEAHELVSRVTGVATGELNPGQVNRAVRRAAKLVNEKAADSLMTASEGFERVMELALPGRLEEVPEDLGYALMALRDAARTVITALGGTRDKSVQDEDAVRKQAMASVESIHSVAERITQGSEYDVVWYERHDRFGASVRVAPLSVSGLLREKLFADRSVVLTSATLKLGGDFNGVGASLGLAPEGTAGEDIPQWKGLDVGSPFDYPRQGILYVARHLATPGREGSRTDMLDELAELVEAAGGRTLGLFSSMRAAQAAAEELRGRQDKPILLQGEETLGELIKNFAADPETCLFGTLSLWQGVDVPGPSCQLVVMDRIPFPRPDDPLMSARQKAVEEAGGNGFMAVAATHAALLMAQGAGRLVRAMGDKGVVAVLDPRLANARYGSYLRASLPDFWYTTDRNQARRSLAAIDAAARTTE
- a CDS encoding IucA/IucC family protein, with the protein product MNPTPAPEADGPLTSQQRGHDLSEGPLAVESTTVPRQKAGPHMAPRAGAAAPTGAPADHLCPAEPDPLDHPDPLRAADSAGTENLLRCWTRENDLPRPQGDTLRIPLPASGTALIVPVAHWSATGWHRFGTPALENAPAGAPGVDAVTVAALLSRESEQNSAVDLVARVADSVRHTAAFIAERRRAPAESSEADLFLTAEQSLVLGHPLHPTPKSREGLSEAETLLYSPELRGSFPLHWMAVDRSVLATESTWTKAGRPVPAEALLAPHAEGLSLPEGSTALPLHPWQAAEVLRRPDVVALCEKGLLHDLGPHGERWHPTSSVRTVHRPGSDLMLKLSLGVRITNSRRENLRKELHRGAEVHRLLRTGLADRWQEAHPGFDIVRDPAWLAVDHPDGGPVQGLDVMLRHNPFGPADDAVCIAGLTAPRPWPGRPGTHSRLADTILSLAARTGRTTGAVCAEWFLRYLDRVVLPVLWLDAHAGVALEAHQQNTLVILDADGWPVGGMYRDNQGYYFRESHRSALERRLPGIGTVSDTFVPDDVTDERLAYYLGINNVFGLIGAFGAQGLADEQLLLAAFRRFLEGAARLGSPLPAYLLETGQLRCKANLLTRMHGLDELVGPVDTQSVYVTIANPLRSDEA
- a CDS encoding IucA/IucC family protein; translation: MPAYPASHHQTEPHTPTDAPELNRTVWDRASARLLAKMLGEFAYEEVIEPLPRTGDGAGPSGDYAVRLDDGATLVFRARRGVYGGWRVDPATIREVTGEGLGDRAEDGAPFRDPLRFLARGRGLLGLDGATLAHLIRELTATLAADARLEHTALGAAQLAELPYAELEGHQTGHPWLVANKGRIGFSSSDAARFTPEARSATVLPWIAVSTRIAGYRGVGRVTTPEDLYGQELDPDVRESFATILRGRGLDPVDYLFLPVHPWQWDEWVVPLFAPAIADGDVVHLHADADLRLPQQSIRTFTNVGRPDRHTVKLPLSILNTLVWRGLPTERTLAAPAVTAWVQGLCESDPFLRDTCGVILLGEVASVAVEHPLYDHLPESPYQFKEILGAIWREPLQPRLAPGERARTLASLLHTDPDGRSFTAELVTRSGLDPEAWLTRLFAALLPPLLHFLYRYGTVFSPHGENAIVVFDDNDVPVRLAIKDFVDDVNVSARALPEHDTMPADVRAVLLTEDPSFLTQFIHSGLFVGVFRYLSPLCEEQLGVPEGEFWSLVRAEVLRHHARFPDLKERFEIFDMLTPTIDRLCLNRNRLHLDGYRDRPERPHAAVHGTVPNPLHPSA
- a CDS encoding trypsin-like serine peptidase, whose amino-acid sequence is MRPTDTARRGGSASRTPRVFAAAALAAVLTLTATACGPEEDGAIGEPSSSTGQSSDGKVTIPDDLKDRLKEHGIDLDEWRKGEWKNWDKDTWLREAKDYVNPIIEDLWDPDRMREADKPPENPVDNDISGDEGVTDPTPEPVQAAGLKTPYHDSAPASGKLLFDGPEGSMVCSATVVQDPARPGKSNMVWTAGHCVHAGKNGGWYRNIAFVPSYNDSGLSTAELENASKEEIAPYGVWWGQWAQTSDQWISQGAATGGQGAPYDFAVLQVAPEKGSTGKSLEETVGSALPVDFNAPAVPEIDSMTATGYPAAPPYDGQKALQCTDRPGRLAVFEGQPTMYRVGCTMTGGSSGGGWVAEGQDGKPALVSNTSIGPVTAGWLAGPRLGTEAKGIYEAVSKKHAGQ
- the hflX gene encoding GTPase HflX, which encodes MTSSSSLPQDAQNAQSAADANSESFTESLRADALMEEDVAWSHEIDGERDGDQLDRSERAALRRVAGLSTELEDVTEVEYRQLRLERVVLVGVWTSGTVRDAEISLAELAALAETAGAQVLDAVFQRRDKPDPATYIGSGKALELRDIVLESGADTVVCDGELSPGQLIHLEDVVKVKVVDRTALILDIFAQHAKSREGKAQVSLAQMQYMLPRLRGWGQSLSRQMGGGGSSGGGGMATRGPGETKIETDRRRIREKMAKMRREIAEMKTGREIKRQERKRNKVPSVAIAGYTNAGKSSLLNRLTGAGVLVENSLFATLDPTVRRAETPSGRLYTLADTVGFVRHLPHHLVEAFRSTMEEVGDSDLILHVVDGAHPVPEEQLAAVRQVIREVGAVDVPEIVVINKADAADPLVLQRLLRTEKHAIAVSARTGAGIDELLALIDAELPRPSVEIEALVPYTQGALVSRVHAEGEVLSEEHTPEGTILRARVHEELSADLGMFAPVAH
- a CDS encoding GNAT family N-acetyltransferase codes for the protein MHHADAHTDTGGDQPDATGTEDTLELRLTEELLALLGDPPAAAATGADASALVGDPGGWSPVTTSAGVFQLVTVQPERDLAVITRWMNDPAVAAFWELAGPDSVTAAHVGRQLTGDGRSVPCLGVLDGRPMSYWEVYRADLDPLARHYPARPHDMGLHLLIGGVRNRGRGIGSLLLRAVADLVLDNRPLCARVVAEPDLRNDPSVSAFLSAGFRFSAEVDLPDKRAALMVRDRAHREHL